In Stieleria varia, one genomic interval encodes:
- the hisA gene encoding 1-(5-phosphoribosyl)-5-[(5-phosphoribosylamino)methylideneamino]imidazole-4-carboxamide isomerase, giving the protein MDIWPAIDLRHGKPVRLKQGDYNRETVFGDDPVEFALRWQAAGTRRLHLVDLDAAKGDDPTANREAVRRIVEATGLTCQMGGGVRDEAAIEILLDLGLNRLVVGSAALKRPDWFAEMCDRFPGRLAAGIDARDGMVATDGWLETSSTPAIDLARNLRQRTSNIAAVIYTDIAKDGMMSGPNFEGLAAMAAATDIPLVASGGVTTLDDVRQLVEMKMPAAIVGRSIYDGVMKLKDVLDVAGDLAS; this is encoded by the coding sequence ATGGATATTTGGCCCGCCATCGATCTGCGACACGGAAAACCCGTCCGACTGAAACAAGGTGACTACAACCGCGAAACCGTCTTTGGTGACGACCCGGTCGAGTTCGCCCTGCGTTGGCAAGCCGCCGGGACCCGACGGTTGCACTTGGTCGACCTCGATGCGGCCAAGGGAGACGATCCCACCGCCAATCGAGAGGCCGTCAGACGAATCGTCGAGGCCACCGGGCTGACCTGTCAAATGGGCGGCGGCGTACGCGACGAAGCAGCGATTGAGATCTTGCTCGATCTGGGCCTGAATCGTTTGGTCGTGGGATCGGCGGCGCTGAAACGCCCCGACTGGTTTGCGGAAATGTGCGATCGCTTTCCCGGTCGATTGGCCGCCGGCATCGATGCACGCGACGGCATGGTCGCGACCGACGGATGGTTGGAAACCAGCAGCACCCCGGCGATCGACCTGGCCCGGAATCTGCGGCAGCGGACGTCCAATATCGCCGCCGTGATCTACACCGATATCGCGAAAGACGGGATGATGAGCGGGCCGAATTTCGAAGGTTTGGCCGCGATGGCCGCTGCGACAGACATTCCCCTGGTCGCCAGCGGCGGAGTGACGACCCTCGATGACGTGCGACAATTGGTGGAAATGAAGATGCCTGCCGCAATCGTCGGACGATCCATCTATGATGGGGTCATGAAACTGAAGGACGTACTCGACGTCGCCGGCGACTTGGCATCCTAG
- a CDS encoding PSD1 and planctomycete cytochrome C domain-containing protein, which yields MRPFHFSILSILGLVIFGPASHVHAGDSHSGDDAEKAVFFRGLNLNGPAVVIDGYQWDGKDSKDYVCKDSAFEAQQVKLIPSTDAQRAKMIRSSRWNGNRVLLKNIPKATMTVFLYVWEDNNPETYEIHLNGKMVVSQFNSGTTGQWQRLGPWYVDVDKQAIEITSKGGAANFSGIEIWRGKHDGNNDPPITDEQLAFFEQSVRPLLAKHCYECHSSQSEELQGGLLVDSRPTLRRGGDNGPAIVPGDADHSLLIRAVRYEPGMEMPPDEKLSDAEIDVLQRWVNMGAPDPRTEATRYVRRKFDVDKARQFWSLRPLTDPTVPQPKDQTWSRNEIDRFIAVEREQAKLQPVADADKHTLIRRATYDLIGLPPSPDEERAFADDDSPDAFAKVIDRLLDSPHYGERWGRHWMDLVRYADTAGDNSDYPIPQAYLYRNYIIDSINADKPYDQFLREQIAGDLLPAETDEQRNEQTIATGYLAISRRFGSVIDNYPQHLTIEDSLDNIGRTMLAMTITCARCHDHKFDPISQDDYYGLYGIFQSTQYPFPGIELDKKPRDFVPLVENGRPSDKLVYAMAEGSVEDAAVHLRGDPDKTGDVVPRRFLEVLGGQLLNGDELKQSGRLQLANWLTAPENPLTARVMVNRMWQYHFGSGLVKTSNDFGIRGTPPTHPELLDWLASRFIDDGWSMKKMHRRMMLSRTYQLSSRGASNTAATRQDPNNDLRWRFDRQQLDAESLRDTMMLLSGELELQMPRTPHPFPPTEKWQFTQHHPFRDSYDSNKRSVYLMMARLNARPFFTTFDGADQNACTAVRDSSVTTLQSLYLMNDEFVHDQAGKIASRLLESSDDRDERLTYAFELTFGRPPRSSERQNASEWLSSIDEVFASGKVSPEKRESEIWTALVRSLLRTNEFLYVD from the coding sequence GTGCGTCCATTTCATTTCTCGATCCTGTCCATTCTGGGACTCGTGATTTTCGGTCCCGCCAGCCATGTCCACGCAGGCGATTCCCACTCCGGCGACGACGCCGAGAAAGCGGTGTTCTTTCGTGGACTGAATTTGAACGGTCCCGCCGTCGTGATCGACGGCTACCAATGGGACGGCAAAGACTCCAAGGACTACGTCTGCAAAGACAGTGCATTCGAAGCCCAGCAGGTCAAACTGATTCCTTCGACCGATGCCCAGCGCGCGAAGATGATTCGCAGCAGCCGTTGGAATGGAAATCGTGTTCTGCTCAAGAACATTCCCAAGGCAACGATGACGGTTTTTTTGTATGTCTGGGAGGACAACAATCCCGAGACCTATGAGATTCACCTCAATGGCAAGATGGTCGTGTCGCAATTCAATAGTGGCACGACCGGCCAGTGGCAACGGCTGGGGCCTTGGTACGTCGATGTCGACAAGCAGGCGATCGAAATCACGAGCAAAGGAGGCGCGGCGAACTTTTCCGGGATCGAAATCTGGCGTGGCAAACATGACGGAAACAATGATCCGCCGATCACGGATGAACAATTGGCGTTCTTTGAGCAAAGCGTGCGTCCGTTGTTGGCGAAGCATTGTTATGAATGCCACAGCAGTCAGAGCGAAGAGCTGCAAGGCGGCTTGCTTGTCGATTCACGCCCCACCTTGCGTCGCGGTGGCGACAATGGTCCGGCAATCGTCCCCGGCGATGCGGACCACAGTTTGTTGATCCGAGCTGTCCGATACGAGCCCGGGATGGAGATGCCGCCGGATGAAAAGCTCTCTGATGCCGAGATCGATGTCTTGCAGCGTTGGGTCAACATGGGTGCCCCGGACCCGCGAACCGAGGCGACTCGATATGTTCGAAGGAAGTTCGATGTCGACAAAGCACGTCAGTTCTGGTCGCTGCGTCCGTTGACCGATCCAACCGTTCCGCAACCAAAGGATCAAACGTGGTCTCGCAACGAAATCGATCGATTCATCGCCGTCGAGCGTGAACAAGCTAAATTGCAGCCGGTGGCCGATGCTGACAAGCACACCCTGATTCGACGCGCGACGTACGATTTGATCGGTCTGCCTCCTTCGCCGGATGAGGAACGTGCGTTTGCCGATGACGATTCCCCAGACGCTTTCGCCAAAGTGATCGACCGCTTGCTGGATTCACCCCACTACGGAGAGCGTTGGGGACGCCACTGGATGGATCTGGTCCGTTACGCCGATACAGCAGGCGACAACTCGGACTATCCGATTCCGCAAGCCTACTTGTATCGCAACTACATCATCGATTCGATCAACGCCGACAAACCCTACGATCAGTTTTTGCGTGAGCAGATCGCGGGCGACTTGCTGCCCGCCGAAACGGACGAACAACGAAACGAACAGACGATCGCAACAGGATATCTCGCAATCTCCCGACGATTCGGTTCGGTGATCGACAATTATCCACAGCATTTGACCATCGAGGATTCCTTGGACAACATCGGTCGAACGATGTTGGCAATGACGATCACTTGCGCTCGATGCCACGACCACAAATTTGATCCGATCTCTCAAGACGACTACTACGGCCTGTACGGCATCTTTCAAAGCACGCAGTATCCGTTCCCAGGAATCGAACTGGACAAAAAGCCGCGAGACTTTGTGCCATTGGTGGAAAATGGGCGACCGAGTGACAAGCTCGTTTACGCGATGGCGGAAGGCTCGGTGGAGGACGCTGCCGTGCATCTACGCGGTGATCCAGACAAGACAGGCGACGTCGTCCCAAGAAGGTTTCTCGAGGTATTGGGCGGACAATTGCTCAACGGTGATGAGCTGAAACAGAGCGGTCGATTGCAATTGGCGAACTGGCTGACGGCACCGGAAAATCCGTTGACCGCTCGGGTGATGGTCAACCGAATGTGGCAATATCATTTCGGCAGCGGGCTGGTCAAAACATCCAACGATTTTGGGATCCGGGGCACACCGCCCACGCATCCCGAGTTGCTCGACTGGCTGGCCTCTCGCTTCATCGACGATGGTTGGTCGATGAAGAAGATGCACCGGCGAATGATGCTCTCCCGGACTTATCAACTGAGCTCCCGAGGAGCGTCCAACACAGCCGCCACCCGGCAGGACCCGAACAACGATTTGCGTTGGCGTTTCGACCGTCAACAGCTCGATGCGGAGTCTTTGCGAGACACGATGATGCTGCTCAGCGGCGAACTTGAATTGCAGATGCCGCGCACCCCGCATCCGTTTCCGCCGACGGAAAAGTGGCAGTTCACTCAGCACCATCCCTTTCGTGACAGCTACGACTCCAACAAACGTAGCGTCTACCTGATGATGGCTCGATTGAACGCCCGGCCGTTTTTCACGACCTTTGACGGAGCCGACCAAAACGCTTGCACCGCTGTTCGTGACAGCAGTGTGACCACCCTGCAATCGCTGTACTTGATGAACGACGAATTTGTGCACGATCAAGCCGGCAAGATTGCATCGAGACTGTTGGAAAGCAGCGACGACCGCGACGAGCGTTTAACATACGCGTTTGAATTGACGTTCGGTCGGCCACCCCGGTCGTCCGAACGACAAAACGCATCGGAGTGGTTGTCGTCAATCGACGAAGTGTTTGCCAGTGGAAAGGTTTCGCCTGAAAAACGCGAATCCGAAATCTGGACCGCGTTGGTTCGGTCGCTGCTGAGAACGAACGAGTTTTTGTATGTTGATTGA